Proteins encoded by one window of Anticarsia gemmatalis isolate Benzon Research Colony breed Stoneville strain chromosome 15, ilAntGemm2 primary, whole genome shotgun sequence:
- the Zn72D gene encoding zinc-finger protein 72D isoform X3, producing the protein MMAANNYFGFTHGGTQYGAATASAAYGGQTGYAVAPAATAATYGTQRAAATGYDTAYQAAAATQAAAHAHAHAAAAAASAYDASKSAYYQQAAAAYPTAAPPQPQPTYDATTAKPAYSTPATYAQYGPQGGGRAGGGGAKAAYGGVYTATTVATSYSTQAYTATAAQTAKQSTNRGNTAYDTALYNAATMYVAQQNKTGGGTGWKNYNKSGVGAGQARRPKPPPKAQQLHYCDVCRISCAGPQTYKEHLEGQKHKKKEAAVKLAAAGAVLAAARGAGGGALRCELCDVTCTGADAYAAHVRGIKHQKVVKLHTMLGKPIPSTEPTKIGQAKKTVAGTPKIAFVASGGLSTVASSSTKDQKQLQGEKDKEGDDKDDEGEAEPEVQPVGQDYIEEIRGDDGKALSFNCKLCDCKFNDPNAKEMHMKGRRHRLQYKKKVQPDLEVKVKPSMHQRKLAEAKAQRMLVRDELWARRRMHDGMEEEERMYWEGGMEPWWGRGPVPPPMHHHHHGMGMPYGPVGRRPETSDDRHVLAKHAEIYPAELQLQDIQRAVSHTEKALKSLSDALADHARPKGQTPAKAPAKQDDKKDDKPEGKEDGRDNQLFSFVSEGEASAAAGAEPSPRALKGVMRVGLLAKGLLLKGDRDVRLVVLCHDRPTITLLKRVAADLPAHLAKVKGPGDEPKYKVELLPAEGAVQVSDGAVQVLVSLTSAVMREPADGGDIKRDDKDVLPRQKCLDALAALRHAKWFQARAATLQSCVIIIRIMRDLCRRIPNWTPLNPYAMELLVAGVMQSAGAALSPGEALRRVCEALAGGLLLEHGPGLRDPCEKDLVDALGNLPPQKREDLTASAQQFLRQIAFRQIHKVLDMEPLPKLKHTTGAWKFPRKRRRSNTDTEADTPNGEGKVVKTEEKMDASENSAAAKK; encoded by the exons ATGATGGcagcaaataattatttcgggtttACTCACGGAGGAACCCAATACGG TGCGGCGACGGCAAGTGCAGCCTATGGCGGACAGACTGGGTACGCTGTAGCACCAGCGGCGACGGCCGCTACCTATGGAACCCAACGTGCCGCCGCCACAGGATACGACACAGCGTACCAGGCCGCGGCCGCCACTCAAG CAGCGGCGCACGCCCATGCCcacgcggcggcggcggcggcctcgGCCTACGACGCCAGCAAGAGCGCCTACTACCAGCAGGCGGCCGCGGCCTACCCCACAGCGGCGCCTCCACAACCACAGCCGACATATGATGCAACTACTGCTAAACCAGCGTATTCTACACCTGCAACTTATGCACAG TACGGGCCGcagggcggcgggcgcgcgggcggcggcggcgccaaGGCGGCGTACGGCGGCGTGTACACGGCCACCACCGTGGCCACGTCCTACTCCACGCAGGCCTACACCGCCACCGCGGCGCAGACGGCTAAAC AATCAACAAACAGAGGCAACACGGCGTACGACACGGCTCTCTACAACGCGGCGACAATGTACGTCGCTCAACAGAACAAAACCGGCGGCGGAAC CGGGTGGAAGAACTACAACAAGAGCGGGGTAGGCGCGGGGCAGGCGCGGCGCCCCAAGCCGCCGCCGAAGGCGCAGCAGCTGCACTACTGCGACGTGTGCCGCATCTCGTGCGCCGGCCCGCAG ACGTATAAGGAGCACCTGGAGGGGCAGAAGCACAAGAAGAAGGAGGCGGCCGTGAAGCTGGCGGCGGCCGGCGCCGTgctggcggcggcgcgcggcgcgggcggcggcgcgctgcgCTGCGAGCTGTGTGACGTCACGTGCACGGGCGCCGACGCCTACGCGGCGCACGTGCGCGGCATCAAGCACCAGAAGGTGGTGAAGCTGCACACCATGCTGGGCAAGCCCATCCCCTCCACCGAGCCCACCAAGATCGGACAAG CCAAAAAGACGGTGGCCGGGACGCCCAAGATAGCATTCGTGGCGTCCGGGGGGCTCAGTACAGTCGCGAGTTCGTCTACCAAAGACCAAAAACAACTCCAAGGCGAGAAAGACAAGGAGGGCGACGACAAGGACGACGAGGGCGAGGCCGAGCCCGAGGTGCAGCCCGTGGGGCAGGACTACATCGAGGAGATCCGCGGCGACGACGGCAAGGCGCTCAGCTTCAACTGCAAGCTGTGCGACTGCAAGTTCAACGACCCCAACGCCAAGGAGATGCACATGAAGGGCCGCCGCCACCGCCTGCAGTACAAGAAGAAG GTACAACCAGATCTGGAGGTGAAAGTGAAGCCGTCGATGCACCAACGTAAGCTCGCCGAGGCTAAGGCGCAGCGCATGCTCGTGAGGGACGAGCTGTGGGCGAGGAGACGCATGCACGAC GGCATGGAGGAGGAGGAGCGCATGTACTGGGAGGGCGGCATGGAGCCGTGGTGGGGTCGCGGCCCCGTCCCGCCGCCGAtgcaccaccaccaccac GGCATGGGCATGCCGTACGGGCCCGTGGGGCGGCGGCCCGAGACGTCGGACGACCGCCACGTGCTGGCCAAGCACGCGGAGATCTACCCCGCCGAGCTGCAGCTGCAGGACATCCAGCGCGCCGTGTCGCACACCGAGAAGGCGCTCAAGTCGCTCTCCGACGCGCTCGCCGACCACGCGCGCCCCAAG GGACAGACTCCGGCGAAGGCTCCCGCCAAGCAGGACGACAAGAAGGATGACAAACCCGAAGGGAAAGAAGACGGTCGCGATAACCAATT GTTCTCGTTCGTGTCGGAGGGCGAGGccagcgcggcggcgggcgccgAGCCCAGCCCGCGGGCGCTGAAGGGCGTGATGCGCGTGGGGCTGCTGGCCAAGGGGCTGCTGCTCAAGGGCGACCGCGACGTGCGCCTCGTGGTGCTGTGCCACGACCGCCCCACCATCACGCTGCTCAAGCGCGTGGCCGCCGACCTGCCCGCGCACCTCGCCAAGGTCAAG GGCCCCGGCGACGAGCCCAAGTACAAGGTGGAGCTGCTGCCGGCGGAGGGCGCCGTGCAGGTGTCGGACGGCGCGGTGCAGGTGCTGGTGTCGCTGACGTCGGCGGTGATGCGCGAGCCCGCAG ACGGTGGCGACATAAAGCGAGACGACAAGGATGTGCTCCCGCGCCAGAAGTGTTTGGACGCGTTGGCCGCCCTTCGGCACGCCAAGTGGTTCCAG GCTAGAGCCGCCACGCTGCAGTCCTGCGTCATCATCATCCGCATCATGAGGGACCTCTGCCGCCGCATCCCCAACTGGACGCCGCTCAACCCCTAC GCCATGGAGCTGCTGGTGGCGGGCGTGATGCAgtcggcgggcgcggcgctgtCGCCGGGCGAGGCGCTGCGCCGGGTGTGCGAGGCGCTGGCGGGCGGCCTGCTGCTGGAGCACGGGCCCGGCCTGCGGGACCCCTGCGAGAAGGACCTCGTC GACGCTCTGGGCAATCTGCCGCCGCAGAAACGTGAAGATCTGACCGCATCGGCGCAACAATTCCTTAGACAAATTGCCTTTAGACAGATTCACAAG GTGCTGGACATGGAGCCGCTGCCCAAGCTGAAGCACACGACGGGCGCGTGGAAGTTCCCCCGCAAGCGCAGGCGCTCCAACACTGACACCGAGGCCGACACCCCCAACG gTGAAGGCAAAGTGGTTAAGACGGAAGAGAAGATGGACGCGTCTGAAAACAGCGCCGCCGCCAAAAAGTAG
- the Zn72D gene encoding zinc-finger protein 72D isoform X2, translated as MMAANNYFGFTHGGTQYGAATASAAYGGQTGYAVAPAATAATYGTQRAAATGYDTAYQAAAATQGVVLPAAAHAHAHAAAAAASAYDASKSAYYQQAAAAYPTAAPPQPQPTYDATTAKPAYSTPATYAQGGGRAGGGGAKAAYGGVYTATTVATSYSTQAYTATAAQTAKQSTNRGNTAYDTALYNAATMYVAQQNKTGGGTGWKNYNKSGVGAGQARRPKPPPKAQQLHYCDVCRISCAGPQTYKEHLEGQKHKKKEAAVKLAAAGAVLAAARGAGGGALRCELCDVTCTGADAYAAHVRGIKHQKVVKLHTMLGKPIPSTEPTKIGQAKKTVAGTPKIAFVASGGLSTVASSSTKDQKQLQGEKDKEGDDKDDEGEAEPEVQPVGQDYIEEIRGDDGKALSFNCKLCDCKFNDPNAKEMHMKGRRHRLQYKKKVQPDLEVKVKPSMHQRKLAEAKAQRMLVRDELWARRRMHDGMEEEERMYWEGGMEPWWGRGPVPPPMHHHHHGMGMPYGPVGRRPETSDDRHVLAKHAEIYPAELQLQDIQRAVSHTEKALKSLSDALADHARPKGQTPAKAPAKQDDKKDDKPEGKEDGRDNQLFSFVSEGEASAAAGAEPSPRALKGVMRVGLLAKGLLLKGDRDVRLVVLCHDRPTITLLKRVAADLPAHLAKVKGPGDEPKYKVELLPAEGAVQVSDGAVQVLVSLTSAVMREPADGGDIKRDDKDVLPRQKCLDALAALRHAKWFQARAATLQSCVIIIRIMRDLCRRIPNWTPLNPYAMELLVAGVMQSAGAALSPGEALRRVCEALAGGLLLEHGPGLRDPCEKDLVDALGNLPPQKREDLTASAQQFLRQIAFRQIHKVLDMEPLPKLKHTTGAWKFPRKRRRSNTDTEADTPNGEGKVVKTEEKMDASENSAAAKK; from the exons ATGATGGcagcaaataattatttcgggtttACTCACGGAGGAACCCAATACGG TGCGGCGACGGCAAGTGCAGCCTATGGCGGACAGACTGGGTACGCTGTAGCACCAGCGGCGACGGCCGCTACCTATGGAACCCAACGTGCCGCCGCCACAGGATACGACACAGCGTACCAGGCCGCGGCCGCCACTCAAG GTGTGGTTTTACCAGCAGCGGCGCACGCCCATGCCcacgcggcggcggcggcggcctcgGCCTACGACGCCAGCAAGAGCGCCTACTACCAGCAGGCGGCCGCGGCCTACCCCACAGCGGCGCCTCCACAACCACAGCCGACATATGATGCAACTACTGCTAAACCAGCGTATTCTACACCTGCAACTTATGCACAG ggcggcgggcgcgcgggcggcggcggcgccaaGGCGGCGTACGGCGGCGTGTACACGGCCACCACCGTGGCCACGTCCTACTCCACGCAGGCCTACACCGCCACCGCGGCGCAGACGGCTAAAC AATCAACAAACAGAGGCAACACGGCGTACGACACGGCTCTCTACAACGCGGCGACAATGTACGTCGCTCAACAGAACAAAACCGGCGGCGGAAC CGGGTGGAAGAACTACAACAAGAGCGGGGTAGGCGCGGGGCAGGCGCGGCGCCCCAAGCCGCCGCCGAAGGCGCAGCAGCTGCACTACTGCGACGTGTGCCGCATCTCGTGCGCCGGCCCGCAG ACGTATAAGGAGCACCTGGAGGGGCAGAAGCACAAGAAGAAGGAGGCGGCCGTGAAGCTGGCGGCGGCCGGCGCCGTgctggcggcggcgcgcggcgcgggcggcggcgcgctgcgCTGCGAGCTGTGTGACGTCACGTGCACGGGCGCCGACGCCTACGCGGCGCACGTGCGCGGCATCAAGCACCAGAAGGTGGTGAAGCTGCACACCATGCTGGGCAAGCCCATCCCCTCCACCGAGCCCACCAAGATCGGACAAG CCAAAAAGACGGTGGCCGGGACGCCCAAGATAGCATTCGTGGCGTCCGGGGGGCTCAGTACAGTCGCGAGTTCGTCTACCAAAGACCAAAAACAACTCCAAGGCGAGAAAGACAAGGAGGGCGACGACAAGGACGACGAGGGCGAGGCCGAGCCCGAGGTGCAGCCCGTGGGGCAGGACTACATCGAGGAGATCCGCGGCGACGACGGCAAGGCGCTCAGCTTCAACTGCAAGCTGTGCGACTGCAAGTTCAACGACCCCAACGCCAAGGAGATGCACATGAAGGGCCGCCGCCACCGCCTGCAGTACAAGAAGAAG GTACAACCAGATCTGGAGGTGAAAGTGAAGCCGTCGATGCACCAACGTAAGCTCGCCGAGGCTAAGGCGCAGCGCATGCTCGTGAGGGACGAGCTGTGGGCGAGGAGACGCATGCACGAC GGCATGGAGGAGGAGGAGCGCATGTACTGGGAGGGCGGCATGGAGCCGTGGTGGGGTCGCGGCCCCGTCCCGCCGCCGAtgcaccaccaccaccac GGCATGGGCATGCCGTACGGGCCCGTGGGGCGGCGGCCCGAGACGTCGGACGACCGCCACGTGCTGGCCAAGCACGCGGAGATCTACCCCGCCGAGCTGCAGCTGCAGGACATCCAGCGCGCCGTGTCGCACACCGAGAAGGCGCTCAAGTCGCTCTCCGACGCGCTCGCCGACCACGCGCGCCCCAAG GGACAGACTCCGGCGAAGGCTCCCGCCAAGCAGGACGACAAGAAGGATGACAAACCCGAAGGGAAAGAAGACGGTCGCGATAACCAATT GTTCTCGTTCGTGTCGGAGGGCGAGGccagcgcggcggcgggcgccgAGCCCAGCCCGCGGGCGCTGAAGGGCGTGATGCGCGTGGGGCTGCTGGCCAAGGGGCTGCTGCTCAAGGGCGACCGCGACGTGCGCCTCGTGGTGCTGTGCCACGACCGCCCCACCATCACGCTGCTCAAGCGCGTGGCCGCCGACCTGCCCGCGCACCTCGCCAAGGTCAAG GGCCCCGGCGACGAGCCCAAGTACAAGGTGGAGCTGCTGCCGGCGGAGGGCGCCGTGCAGGTGTCGGACGGCGCGGTGCAGGTGCTGGTGTCGCTGACGTCGGCGGTGATGCGCGAGCCCGCAG ACGGTGGCGACATAAAGCGAGACGACAAGGATGTGCTCCCGCGCCAGAAGTGTTTGGACGCGTTGGCCGCCCTTCGGCACGCCAAGTGGTTCCAG GCTAGAGCCGCCACGCTGCAGTCCTGCGTCATCATCATCCGCATCATGAGGGACCTCTGCCGCCGCATCCCCAACTGGACGCCGCTCAACCCCTAC GCCATGGAGCTGCTGGTGGCGGGCGTGATGCAgtcggcgggcgcggcgctgtCGCCGGGCGAGGCGCTGCGCCGGGTGTGCGAGGCGCTGGCGGGCGGCCTGCTGCTGGAGCACGGGCCCGGCCTGCGGGACCCCTGCGAGAAGGACCTCGTC GACGCTCTGGGCAATCTGCCGCCGCAGAAACGTGAAGATCTGACCGCATCGGCGCAACAATTCCTTAGACAAATTGCCTTTAGACAGATTCACAAG GTGCTGGACATGGAGCCGCTGCCCAAGCTGAAGCACACGACGGGCGCGTGGAAGTTCCCCCGCAAGCGCAGGCGCTCCAACACTGACACCGAGGCCGACACCCCCAACG gTGAAGGCAAAGTGGTTAAGACGGAAGAGAAGATGGACGCGTCTGAAAACAGCGCCGCCGCCAAAAAGTAG
- the Zn72D gene encoding zinc-finger protein 72D isoform X5, which translates to MMAANNYFGFTHGGTQYGAATASAAYGGQTGYAVAPAATAATYGTQRAAATGYDTAYQAAAATQGVVLPAAAHAHAHAAAAAASAYDASKSAYYQQAAAAYPTAAPPQPQPTYDATTAKPAYSTPATYAQYGPQGGGRAGGGGAKAAYGGVYTATTVATSYSTQAYTATAAQTAKQSTNRGNTAYDTALYNAATMYVAQQNKTGGGTGWKNYNKSGVGAGQARRPKPPPKAQQLHYCDVCRISCAGPQTYKEHLEGQKHKKKEAAVKLAAAGAVLAAARGAGGGALRCELCDVTCTGADAYAAHVRGIKHQKVVKLHTMLGKPIPSTEPTKIGQGEKDKEGDDKDDEGEAEPEVQPVGQDYIEEIRGDDGKALSFNCKLCDCKFNDPNAKEMHMKGRRHRLQYKKKVQPDLEVKVKPSMHQRKLAEAKAQRMLVRDELWARRRMHDGMEEEERMYWEGGMEPWWGRGPVPPPMHHHHHGMGMPYGPVGRRPETSDDRHVLAKHAEIYPAELQLQDIQRAVSHTEKALKSLSDALADHARPKGQTPAKAPAKQDDKKDDKPEGKEDGRDNQLFSFVSEGEASAAAGAEPSPRALKGVMRVGLLAKGLLLKGDRDVRLVVLCHDRPTITLLKRVAADLPAHLAKVKGPGDEPKYKVELLPAEGAVQVSDGAVQVLVSLTSAVMREPADGGDIKRDDKDVLPRQKCLDALAALRHAKWFQARAATLQSCVIIIRIMRDLCRRIPNWTPLNPYAMELLVAGVMQSAGAALSPGEALRRVCEALAGGLLLEHGPGLRDPCEKDLVDALGNLPPQKREDLTASAQQFLRQIAFRQIHKVLDMEPLPKLKHTTGAWKFPRKRRRSNTDTEADTPNGEGKVVKTEEKMDASENSAAAKK; encoded by the exons ATGATGGcagcaaataattatttcgggtttACTCACGGAGGAACCCAATACGG TGCGGCGACGGCAAGTGCAGCCTATGGCGGACAGACTGGGTACGCTGTAGCACCAGCGGCGACGGCCGCTACCTATGGAACCCAACGTGCCGCCGCCACAGGATACGACACAGCGTACCAGGCCGCGGCCGCCACTCAAG GTGTGGTTTTACCAGCAGCGGCGCACGCCCATGCCcacgcggcggcggcggcggcctcgGCCTACGACGCCAGCAAGAGCGCCTACTACCAGCAGGCGGCCGCGGCCTACCCCACAGCGGCGCCTCCACAACCACAGCCGACATATGATGCAACTACTGCTAAACCAGCGTATTCTACACCTGCAACTTATGCACAG TACGGGCCGcagggcggcgggcgcgcgggcggcggcggcgccaaGGCGGCGTACGGCGGCGTGTACACGGCCACCACCGTGGCCACGTCCTACTCCACGCAGGCCTACACCGCCACCGCGGCGCAGACGGCTAAAC AATCAACAAACAGAGGCAACACGGCGTACGACACGGCTCTCTACAACGCGGCGACAATGTACGTCGCTCAACAGAACAAAACCGGCGGCGGAAC CGGGTGGAAGAACTACAACAAGAGCGGGGTAGGCGCGGGGCAGGCGCGGCGCCCCAAGCCGCCGCCGAAGGCGCAGCAGCTGCACTACTGCGACGTGTGCCGCATCTCGTGCGCCGGCCCGCAG ACGTATAAGGAGCACCTGGAGGGGCAGAAGCACAAGAAGAAGGAGGCGGCCGTGAAGCTGGCGGCGGCCGGCGCCGTgctggcggcggcgcgcggcgcgggcggcggcgcgctgcgCTGCGAGCTGTGTGACGTCACGTGCACGGGCGCCGACGCCTACGCGGCGCACGTGCGCGGCATCAAGCACCAGAAGGTGGTGAAGCTGCACACCATGCTGGGCAAGCCCATCCCCTCCACCGAGCCCACCAAGATCGGACAAG GCGAGAAAGACAAGGAGGGCGACGACAAGGACGACGAGGGCGAGGCCGAGCCCGAGGTGCAGCCCGTGGGGCAGGACTACATCGAGGAGATCCGCGGCGACGACGGCAAGGCGCTCAGCTTCAACTGCAAGCTGTGCGACTGCAAGTTCAACGACCCCAACGCCAAGGAGATGCACATGAAGGGCCGCCGCCACCGCCTGCAGTACAAGAAGAAG GTACAACCAGATCTGGAGGTGAAAGTGAAGCCGTCGATGCACCAACGTAAGCTCGCCGAGGCTAAGGCGCAGCGCATGCTCGTGAGGGACGAGCTGTGGGCGAGGAGACGCATGCACGAC GGCATGGAGGAGGAGGAGCGCATGTACTGGGAGGGCGGCATGGAGCCGTGGTGGGGTCGCGGCCCCGTCCCGCCGCCGAtgcaccaccaccaccac GGCATGGGCATGCCGTACGGGCCCGTGGGGCGGCGGCCCGAGACGTCGGACGACCGCCACGTGCTGGCCAAGCACGCGGAGATCTACCCCGCCGAGCTGCAGCTGCAGGACATCCAGCGCGCCGTGTCGCACACCGAGAAGGCGCTCAAGTCGCTCTCCGACGCGCTCGCCGACCACGCGCGCCCCAAG GGACAGACTCCGGCGAAGGCTCCCGCCAAGCAGGACGACAAGAAGGATGACAAACCCGAAGGGAAAGAAGACGGTCGCGATAACCAATT GTTCTCGTTCGTGTCGGAGGGCGAGGccagcgcggcggcgggcgccgAGCCCAGCCCGCGGGCGCTGAAGGGCGTGATGCGCGTGGGGCTGCTGGCCAAGGGGCTGCTGCTCAAGGGCGACCGCGACGTGCGCCTCGTGGTGCTGTGCCACGACCGCCCCACCATCACGCTGCTCAAGCGCGTGGCCGCCGACCTGCCCGCGCACCTCGCCAAGGTCAAG GGCCCCGGCGACGAGCCCAAGTACAAGGTGGAGCTGCTGCCGGCGGAGGGCGCCGTGCAGGTGTCGGACGGCGCGGTGCAGGTGCTGGTGTCGCTGACGTCGGCGGTGATGCGCGAGCCCGCAG ACGGTGGCGACATAAAGCGAGACGACAAGGATGTGCTCCCGCGCCAGAAGTGTTTGGACGCGTTGGCCGCCCTTCGGCACGCCAAGTGGTTCCAG GCTAGAGCCGCCACGCTGCAGTCCTGCGTCATCATCATCCGCATCATGAGGGACCTCTGCCGCCGCATCCCCAACTGGACGCCGCTCAACCCCTAC GCCATGGAGCTGCTGGTGGCGGGCGTGATGCAgtcggcgggcgcggcgctgtCGCCGGGCGAGGCGCTGCGCCGGGTGTGCGAGGCGCTGGCGGGCGGCCTGCTGCTGGAGCACGGGCCCGGCCTGCGGGACCCCTGCGAGAAGGACCTCGTC GACGCTCTGGGCAATCTGCCGCCGCAGAAACGTGAAGATCTGACCGCATCGGCGCAACAATTCCTTAGACAAATTGCCTTTAGACAGATTCACAAG GTGCTGGACATGGAGCCGCTGCCCAAGCTGAAGCACACGACGGGCGCGTGGAAGTTCCCCCGCAAGCGCAGGCGCTCCAACACTGACACCGAGGCCGACACCCCCAACG gTGAAGGCAAAGTGGTTAAGACGGAAGAGAAGATGGACGCGTCTGAAAACAGCGCCGCCGCCAAAAAGTAG
- the Zn72D gene encoding zinc-finger protein 72D isoform X1, whose product MMAANNYFGFTHGGTQYGAATASAAYGGQTGYAVAPAATAATYGTQRAAATGYDTAYQAAAATQGVVLPAAAHAHAHAAAAAASAYDASKSAYYQQAAAAYPTAAPPQPQPTYDATTAKPAYSTPATYAQYGPQGGGRAGGGGAKAAYGGVYTATTVATSYSTQAYTATAAQTAKQSTNRGNTAYDTALYNAATMYVAQQNKTGGGTGWKNYNKSGVGAGQARRPKPPPKAQQLHYCDVCRISCAGPQTYKEHLEGQKHKKKEAAVKLAAAGAVLAAARGAGGGALRCELCDVTCTGADAYAAHVRGIKHQKVVKLHTMLGKPIPSTEPTKIGQAKKTVAGTPKIAFVASGGLSTVASSSTKDQKQLQGEKDKEGDDKDDEGEAEPEVQPVGQDYIEEIRGDDGKALSFNCKLCDCKFNDPNAKEMHMKGRRHRLQYKKKVQPDLEVKVKPSMHQRKLAEAKAQRMLVRDELWARRRMHDGMEEEERMYWEGGMEPWWGRGPVPPPMHHHHHGMGMPYGPVGRRPETSDDRHVLAKHAEIYPAELQLQDIQRAVSHTEKALKSLSDALADHARPKGQTPAKAPAKQDDKKDDKPEGKEDGRDNQLFSFVSEGEASAAAGAEPSPRALKGVMRVGLLAKGLLLKGDRDVRLVVLCHDRPTITLLKRVAADLPAHLAKVKGPGDEPKYKVELLPAEGAVQVSDGAVQVLVSLTSAVMREPADGGDIKRDDKDVLPRQKCLDALAALRHAKWFQARAATLQSCVIIIRIMRDLCRRIPNWTPLNPYAMELLVAGVMQSAGAALSPGEALRRVCEALAGGLLLEHGPGLRDPCEKDLVDALGNLPPQKREDLTASAQQFLRQIAFRQIHKVLDMEPLPKLKHTTGAWKFPRKRRRSNTDTEADTPNGEGKVVKTEEKMDASENSAAAKK is encoded by the exons ATGATGGcagcaaataattatttcgggtttACTCACGGAGGAACCCAATACGG TGCGGCGACGGCAAGTGCAGCCTATGGCGGACAGACTGGGTACGCTGTAGCACCAGCGGCGACGGCCGCTACCTATGGAACCCAACGTGCCGCCGCCACAGGATACGACACAGCGTACCAGGCCGCGGCCGCCACTCAAG GTGTGGTTTTACCAGCAGCGGCGCACGCCCATGCCcacgcggcggcggcggcggcctcgGCCTACGACGCCAGCAAGAGCGCCTACTACCAGCAGGCGGCCGCGGCCTACCCCACAGCGGCGCCTCCACAACCACAGCCGACATATGATGCAACTACTGCTAAACCAGCGTATTCTACACCTGCAACTTATGCACAG TACGGGCCGcagggcggcgggcgcgcgggcggcggcggcgccaaGGCGGCGTACGGCGGCGTGTACACGGCCACCACCGTGGCCACGTCCTACTCCACGCAGGCCTACACCGCCACCGCGGCGCAGACGGCTAAAC AATCAACAAACAGAGGCAACACGGCGTACGACACGGCTCTCTACAACGCGGCGACAATGTACGTCGCTCAACAGAACAAAACCGGCGGCGGAAC CGGGTGGAAGAACTACAACAAGAGCGGGGTAGGCGCGGGGCAGGCGCGGCGCCCCAAGCCGCCGCCGAAGGCGCAGCAGCTGCACTACTGCGACGTGTGCCGCATCTCGTGCGCCGGCCCGCAG ACGTATAAGGAGCACCTGGAGGGGCAGAAGCACAAGAAGAAGGAGGCGGCCGTGAAGCTGGCGGCGGCCGGCGCCGTgctggcggcggcgcgcggcgcgggcggcggcgcgctgcgCTGCGAGCTGTGTGACGTCACGTGCACGGGCGCCGACGCCTACGCGGCGCACGTGCGCGGCATCAAGCACCAGAAGGTGGTGAAGCTGCACACCATGCTGGGCAAGCCCATCCCCTCCACCGAGCCCACCAAGATCGGACAAG CCAAAAAGACGGTGGCCGGGACGCCCAAGATAGCATTCGTGGCGTCCGGGGGGCTCAGTACAGTCGCGAGTTCGTCTACCAAAGACCAAAAACAACTCCAAGGCGAGAAAGACAAGGAGGGCGACGACAAGGACGACGAGGGCGAGGCCGAGCCCGAGGTGCAGCCCGTGGGGCAGGACTACATCGAGGAGATCCGCGGCGACGACGGCAAGGCGCTCAGCTTCAACTGCAAGCTGTGCGACTGCAAGTTCAACGACCCCAACGCCAAGGAGATGCACATGAAGGGCCGCCGCCACCGCCTGCAGTACAAGAAGAAG GTACAACCAGATCTGGAGGTGAAAGTGAAGCCGTCGATGCACCAACGTAAGCTCGCCGAGGCTAAGGCGCAGCGCATGCTCGTGAGGGACGAGCTGTGGGCGAGGAGACGCATGCACGAC GGCATGGAGGAGGAGGAGCGCATGTACTGGGAGGGCGGCATGGAGCCGTGGTGGGGTCGCGGCCCCGTCCCGCCGCCGAtgcaccaccaccaccac GGCATGGGCATGCCGTACGGGCCCGTGGGGCGGCGGCCCGAGACGTCGGACGACCGCCACGTGCTGGCCAAGCACGCGGAGATCTACCCCGCCGAGCTGCAGCTGCAGGACATCCAGCGCGCCGTGTCGCACACCGAGAAGGCGCTCAAGTCGCTCTCCGACGCGCTCGCCGACCACGCGCGCCCCAAG GGACAGACTCCGGCGAAGGCTCCCGCCAAGCAGGACGACAAGAAGGATGACAAACCCGAAGGGAAAGAAGACGGTCGCGATAACCAATT GTTCTCGTTCGTGTCGGAGGGCGAGGccagcgcggcggcgggcgccgAGCCCAGCCCGCGGGCGCTGAAGGGCGTGATGCGCGTGGGGCTGCTGGCCAAGGGGCTGCTGCTCAAGGGCGACCGCGACGTGCGCCTCGTGGTGCTGTGCCACGACCGCCCCACCATCACGCTGCTCAAGCGCGTGGCCGCCGACCTGCCCGCGCACCTCGCCAAGGTCAAG GGCCCCGGCGACGAGCCCAAGTACAAGGTGGAGCTGCTGCCGGCGGAGGGCGCCGTGCAGGTGTCGGACGGCGCGGTGCAGGTGCTGGTGTCGCTGACGTCGGCGGTGATGCGCGAGCCCGCAG ACGGTGGCGACATAAAGCGAGACGACAAGGATGTGCTCCCGCGCCAGAAGTGTTTGGACGCGTTGGCCGCCCTTCGGCACGCCAAGTGGTTCCAG GCTAGAGCCGCCACGCTGCAGTCCTGCGTCATCATCATCCGCATCATGAGGGACCTCTGCCGCCGCATCCCCAACTGGACGCCGCTCAACCCCTAC GCCATGGAGCTGCTGGTGGCGGGCGTGATGCAgtcggcgggcgcggcgctgtCGCCGGGCGAGGCGCTGCGCCGGGTGTGCGAGGCGCTGGCGGGCGGCCTGCTGCTGGAGCACGGGCCCGGCCTGCGGGACCCCTGCGAGAAGGACCTCGTC GACGCTCTGGGCAATCTGCCGCCGCAGAAACGTGAAGATCTGACCGCATCGGCGCAACAATTCCTTAGACAAATTGCCTTTAGACAGATTCACAAG GTGCTGGACATGGAGCCGCTGCCCAAGCTGAAGCACACGACGGGCGCGTGGAAGTTCCCCCGCAAGCGCAGGCGCTCCAACACTGACACCGAGGCCGACACCCCCAACG gTGAAGGCAAAGTGGTTAAGACGGAAGAGAAGATGGACGCGTCTGAAAACAGCGCCGCCGCCAAAAAGTAG